The following proteins come from a genomic window of Vicinamibacterales bacterium:
- a CDS encoding PilZ domain-containing protein has protein sequence MPERRKLKRRHLLYYLRVLNAETRRRVGYLVDITSEGVMLLRTQRMRPGRTIKMSMLLPGQSRNGERLEFDATSLWCRRDVNSDFWDVGFRVVNLNRRQMAVLETLIEDHGFND, from the coding sequence ATGCCCGAGCGGCGCAAGCTCAAGCGACGACACCTTCTCTACTATCTTCGCGTTCTCAACGCCGAGACTCGCCGGCGGGTCGGCTATCTGGTGGACATCACGTCGGAGGGCGTGATGCTCTTGAGGACCCAACGGATGCGCCCCGGGCGCACCATCAAGATGTCGATGCTCCTTCCCGGCCAGTCGAGAAATGGCGAACGCCTTGAATTCGACGCCACGAGCCTGTGGTGCCGCCGGGACGTCAACTCCGACTTCTGGGATGTGGGATTCCGGGTCGTGAACCTCAACCGGCGCCAGATGGCGGTGCTGGAAACGTTGATCGAGGATCACGGTTTCAACGATTGA
- a CDS encoding YajQ family cyclic di-GMP-binding protein has translation MPSFDVTSKVDLQEVDNATNQARKEVAQRYDFKGSKAAIDFDRTEGTLVLTADDEFKMQALWEVLETRLVRRKVPLKNMKRGEIEHGANDTVRRTVTLQQGIPTEAAREIVKFLKDRKLKKVQPAIQGDQLRISSPSRDELQGVMTLLREQDFGVELQFGNYRE, from the coding sequence ATGCCATCGTTCGATGTGACGTCGAAGGTCGATCTCCAGGAAGTGGACAACGCCACCAACCAGGCGCGGAAAGAGGTCGCCCAGCGCTACGACTTCAAGGGATCGAAAGCGGCCATCGATTTCGACCGGACGGAAGGGACCCTCGTCCTGACGGCCGATGACGAGTTCAAGATGCAGGCGCTGTGGGAAGTGCTCGAAACGCGGCTGGTTCGGCGCAAGGTGCCGCTCAAGAACATGAAGCGGGGCGAAATCGAGCATGGCGCGAACGACACCGTACGGCGAACGGTCACCCTGCAGCAGGGAATCCCGACCGAAGCGGCCCGGGAGATCGTGAAGTTCCTGAAAGACCGCAAGCTGAAGAAGGTCCAGCCGGCGATCCAGGGCGATCAACTGCGGATCTCGTCGCCATCGCGCGACGAACTGCAGGGCGTGATGACACTGCTGCGGGAACAGGATTTCGGTGTGGAACTGCAATTCGGCAACTACCGCGAGTAG
- a CDS encoding radical SAM protein has translation MRLLRKAARNARATRELVRGLVDIGHPLLVHIVPVRRCNIDCGYCNEYDKVSLPVPIETLERWVDKLADLGTSVVACSGGEPLLHPHVERLIAAVRTRGMIAGLITNGYLLSPKKIEALNEAGLDYLQISIDNVEPDAMSKKSLRLLDRKLQWLSQFADFDVNINSVLGAGTRNPDDARTINARARELGFSTSIGIIHDGSGSLKPLGPAERLVWQDVNRTVNGIRQLLQNLYTGIRGFQQNLADGLPNDWRCRAGARYFYVCEEGLVHLCSQQRGYPAIPLELYSREHARREFNAPKSCAPFCTVGCVHRVSAMDFWRRPQHGTIPPIPEVRPRTSSRSQADRATA, from the coding sequence ATGAGGCTACTGCGAAAGGCGGCTCGCAACGCGCGAGCCACGCGTGAGTTGGTGCGCGGGCTGGTCGACATCGGCCACCCGCTCCTCGTCCACATCGTCCCGGTCCGTCGGTGCAACATCGACTGCGGCTACTGCAACGAGTACGACAAGGTGTCGTTGCCTGTCCCCATCGAGACGCTCGAGCGCTGGGTGGACAAGCTCGCAGACCTTGGGACGTCGGTCGTGGCGTGCAGCGGCGGTGAGCCGCTGCTACACCCTCACGTCGAGCGGCTGATCGCCGCTGTTCGTACGCGCGGGATGATCGCGGGTCTCATCACCAACGGCTATCTGCTGTCGCCGAAGAAGATCGAGGCGCTCAACGAGGCGGGTCTCGACTACCTGCAGATCAGCATCGACAACGTCGAGCCCGACGCGATGTCGAAGAAGAGCCTCCGGCTGCTCGACCGGAAGCTGCAGTGGTTGAGCCAGTTCGCGGACTTCGACGTCAACATCAACTCGGTCCTGGGCGCCGGCACGCGCAACCCCGACGACGCGCGGACGATCAACGCGCGAGCCCGTGAACTCGGCTTCTCGACGTCCATCGGGATCATCCACGACGGGTCGGGCAGTCTGAAGCCGCTCGGGCCGGCCGAGCGGCTGGTCTGGCAGGACGTGAATCGGACAGTCAACGGCATCCGCCAACTGCTCCAGAACCTCTATACGGGCATTCGCGGTTTCCAGCAGAACCTGGCGGACGGCCTGCCGAACGACTGGCGATGCCGAGCCGGCGCGCGCTATTTCTACGTGTGCGAAGAGGGCCTCGTGCATCTCTGCTCGCAGCAGCGCGGATATCCGGCAATTCCCCTCGAACTCTACAGCCGGGAGCACGCGCGGCGCGAGTTCAACGCGCCGAAGTCGTGCGCGCCGTTCTGCACGGTTGGCTGCGTGCATCGGGTGTCGGCGATGGACTTCTGGAGAAGGCCCCAGCACGGAACCATCCCGCCGATTCCCGAGGTGCGCCCGCGGACGTCGTCGCGTTCGCAGGCTGACCGCGCGACGGCGTAG
- a CDS encoding radical SAM protein yields the protein MRKLPLGQSLQVIRQGSLNWRAERPIVVSFEVTDACTCFCKHCDHGGLRDTSRDMKPADYREYMNVLKPVVVQISGGEPLMRDDLTEVVRQIKQPNSLPFVILVSNWSLMTEERYVELCRAGVDQFSVSLDFPDERHDEFRGHAGLYEHLSQIVPKVAKLGYDNICLNNCITSENVGYINAAADKAKEWGVNINYSAYSPRRTGCRDYFLRTPEQLETLGGELERLKTRIDSRWVTNSITTIDATERYFRTGGAPGCKAGLRWLVVTCDGKLQPCSMQFKRYDLHDQARMVSEFTAHNTCDECYVAIRSSLDKPFVQLLRENVTGFFSFSNSGPGDRANAAC from the coding sequence ATGCGCAAGCTTCCGCTCGGGCAGTCGCTTCAAGTGATCCGCCAGGGTTCCCTGAACTGGCGCGCCGAACGTCCCATCGTCGTGTCGTTCGAAGTGACGGACGCCTGCACCTGTTTCTGCAAGCATTGTGACCATGGAGGTCTGCGCGACACCTCTCGCGACATGAAGCCGGCCGACTACCGGGAGTACATGAACGTGCTCAAGCCGGTCGTCGTCCAGATATCTGGCGGTGAACCGTTGATGCGCGACGATCTGACGGAGGTCGTACGCCAGATCAAGCAGCCGAACAGCCTGCCGTTCGTCATTCTCGTGTCGAACTGGTCGCTCATGACCGAGGAGCGGTACGTCGAGCTGTGCCGGGCGGGAGTGGACCAGTTCAGCGTGAGCCTCGACTTTCCTGACGAGCGCCACGACGAGTTCCGCGGTCACGCCGGGCTCTACGAGCACTTGAGCCAGATCGTGCCGAAGGTGGCGAAGCTCGGATACGACAACATCTGCCTGAACAACTGCATCACCTCCGAGAACGTGGGGTACATCAACGCAGCCGCCGACAAGGCGAAAGAGTGGGGCGTCAACATCAACTACAGCGCCTACTCACCGCGCCGCACCGGTTGTCGCGACTACTTTCTCCGCACGCCGGAGCAGCTCGAGACGCTGGGCGGCGAGCTCGAGCGCCTGAAGACGCGCATCGACAGCCGGTGGGTGACCAACTCCATCACGACGATCGACGCGACCGAGCGGTACTTCCGAACGGGTGGGGCGCCGGGGTGCAAGGCCGGCCTGCGGTGGCTGGTCGTCACGTGCGATGGCAAGCTGCAGCCCTGCTCGATGCAGTTCAAGCGATACGACCTGCATGATCAGGCCCGCATGGTCAGCGAGTTCACGGCGCACAACACGTGCGACGAGTGCTATGTGGCGATCCGCTCGAGTCTGGACAAGCCGTTCGTCCAGCTGCTGCGCGAGAACGTGACCGGATTCTTCTCGTTCAGCAATTCCGGACCGGGCGACAGAGCCAACGCCGCGTGCTGA
- a CDS encoding HDOD domain-containing protein has product MLDKSHVREKVEGMSNMSTIPDIVTKLRRMMASPTVSAAMVGDEISKDQVLAAKVLRLVNSGFYGFRTPITTITQAMVLLGFDVVKTLVLSASVLDILELMNRYLSGLWEHSLATARVANALAERLCIPNPEEIAVSGLLHDLGKVVIAQRFPAEHQEIRVLVRARGCLQIEAEREVLGSTHPEIGMWLLKKWGLPAKLFYPIAYHTRFHRTRDFADRTAIIHLADVMCRARGYGSPGDNRVPAINRDAWALVRITMTDVEDVFIQLDSELSDMLAV; this is encoded by the coding sequence ATGCTGGATAAGTCCCACGTCCGGGAGAAGGTGGAGGGCATGAGCAACATGTCCACCATCCCTGACATCGTGACGAAGCTGCGCCGGATGATGGCCAGCCCGACGGTCTCCGCGGCGATGGTGGGCGACGAGATCTCGAAGGACCAGGTTCTGGCCGCGAAGGTGCTCCGGCTGGTCAACAGCGGGTTCTACGGCTTTCGCACGCCAATCACGACCATCACGCAAGCGATGGTGCTGCTCGGCTTCGACGTCGTGAAGACGCTCGTGCTGAGCGCATCCGTGCTCGACATCCTCGAGCTGATGAACCGGTACCTGTCGGGCCTGTGGGAACACTCGCTGGCGACCGCGCGCGTGGCGAACGCCCTGGCCGAGCGCCTCTGCATCCCGAACCCGGAGGAAATCGCCGTCTCCGGTCTGCTCCACGACCTCGGCAAGGTCGTCATCGCGCAGCGTTTCCCCGCCGAGCACCAGGAGATCCGCGTCCTCGTCCGGGCACGCGGGTGCCTTCAGATCGAGGCCGAACGCGAGGTGCTCGGTTCCACGCATCCCGAGATCGGGATGTGGCTGCTCAAGAAGTGGGGCTTGCCGGCCAAGCTCTTCTATCCGATTGCCTACCACACGCGGTTCCATCGGACGCGGGATTTCGCCGATCGGACGGCCATCATTCATCTGGCCGACGTGATGTGCCGCGCGCGCGGCTACGGCAGCCCGGGCGACAACCGCGTGCCGGCCATCAATCGCGACGCGTGGGCTCTCGTCAGGATCACGATGACCGATGTCGAGGACGTGTTCATCCAGCTCGACTCGGAACTCTCCGACATGCTGGCGGTATGA
- a CDS encoding PAS domain-containing protein: MTEDRELLLALPKPIAVLSARLDVRVANDAFAKLLRRPQEDLDALGEAVRSTSSLASALTRAVSKLRTVGWTSDVRWASPSDDGQVFDVHLTRARPDSYVVVFDEISQHLKIEEIQSRARGYLEAVLNHLQLGVIVLDGDFNTTFFNNDQASLFKRLGVDKSIFEIIGSPISDVYTIFSRDDWEGIYSRVLRAGEVVTWAKLPYPRANPTNYFLVTIVPLSAEEDRLPGAICITDDVTRTVALENELIRKERLALVGQMTIALNHEINNPLTAILGTAESMLFGGTLTPEQVTRVETIRTNSLRIVDVTRRLREIEEIHLTEYIQGGPMMVDLHASGPKGGK; this comes from the coding sequence GTGACCGAGGATCGGGAACTGCTGCTGGCGTTGCCCAAGCCGATCGCGGTGCTGTCGGCGCGGCTCGATGTGCGGGTCGCCAACGACGCGTTCGCGAAGCTCCTGCGGCGCCCCCAGGAGGATCTCGATGCCCTCGGCGAGGCGGTTCGCTCGACCTCATCGCTCGCGTCGGCATTGACCCGCGCCGTGTCGAAGCTGCGGACGGTTGGCTGGACGAGCGATGTCCGCTGGGCGTCGCCGAGCGACGACGGGCAGGTGTTCGACGTGCACCTGACGCGGGCGCGTCCGGATTCGTACGTCGTGGTGTTCGACGAGATCTCTCAGCACCTGAAGATCGAAGAGATTCAGAGCCGCGCGCGCGGCTACCTCGAGGCGGTACTCAACCACCTCCAGCTGGGCGTGATCGTTCTCGACGGCGACTTCAACACCACCTTTTTCAACAACGATCAGGCCTCACTCTTCAAGCGGCTGGGTGTCGACAAGTCGATCTTCGAGATCATCGGGAGCCCAATCAGCGACGTCTACACGATCTTCAGCCGCGATGACTGGGAAGGGATCTACTCGAGGGTGCTTCGGGCGGGCGAGGTGGTGACGTGGGCCAAGCTGCCGTACCCGAGGGCCAACCCCACCAACTATTTTCTCGTGACCATCGTGCCGCTCAGCGCCGAGGAGGACCGTCTGCCCGGGGCCATCTGCATCACCGATGACGTGACGCGGACGGTGGCCCTCGAGAACGAGTTGATCAGGAAGGAGCGGCTCGCGCTCGTCGGTCAGATGACGATCGCGCTGAATCACGAGATCAACAATCCGCTGACCGCCATCCTCGGCACCGCCGAGTCGATGCTCTTCGGCGGCACGCTGACGCCGGAGCAGGTGACGCGCGTCGAGACGATTCGCACGAACTCGCTGCGCATCGTGGACGTGACCCGGCGCCTGCGTGAGATCGAGGAGATCCACCTCACCGAGTACATCCAGGGCGGGCCGATGATGGTGGACCTCCACGCGAGCGGACCGAAGGGCGGGAAGTAG
- a CDS encoding RidA family protein, giving the protein MRRAPVIFALAVSIGMVGSARAQTPALPAPFSPAVVAGDFVYLAGMLPTDTNGKIVAGDVRTQTTRALDNLAGLLKQHGSRMEQVAAVTVYLKNQSDFGAMNEVYGKYWPKDPPTRTTVTANLVVPDALIEISMVALRDGVERRIIHPPSWLRSPSPYSYGIQSKNTLFLSGLVSRNGKDNTAVPGDMKTQAGTVLENAREILAAAGMTLADVVSSRVYITDTALFQDMNTVYRTGFPANPPVRATVKTGLTAPQYLVEITMLAVKDAPRNVLSTPNADGTPGKPNPVLSSAIRVGDRLFLSGMLGSTVSNKGDAAAQTRETLARIGRTLEAAGFDWADVVDSVVYLPDLKTFGAMNLAYREAFGGRFPARATVEAGLVAPDGLVEIMMTAARSGGKR; this is encoded by the coding sequence ATGCGCCGGGCACCCGTCATCTTCGCACTCGCGGTTTCCATCGGGATGGTGGGCTCGGCCCGCGCCCAGACGCCCGCCCTGCCTGCCCCGTTCAGCCCCGCGGTCGTCGCCGGGGACTTCGTCTACCTGGCGGGGATGCTGCCGACCGACACGAACGGGAAGATCGTCGCGGGAGACGTCCGAACGCAGACGACGCGTGCGTTGGACAACCTGGCCGGCCTGCTGAAGCAGCACGGGTCGCGCATGGAACAGGTGGCGGCGGTCACCGTGTACCTGAAGAACCAGAGCGACTTCGGCGCCATGAACGAGGTCTACGGGAAGTACTGGCCGAAGGACCCGCCCACACGCACGACCGTCACCGCCAATCTCGTGGTTCCGGACGCGCTGATCGAAATCAGCATGGTCGCCCTGCGCGACGGGGTCGAGCGCCGCATCATCCATCCGCCCTCGTGGCTTCGATCGCCGAGCCCCTACAGCTACGGGATCCAATCGAAGAACACGCTGTTCCTGTCGGGCCTCGTGTCGCGGAACGGCAAGGACAACACCGCGGTGCCCGGCGACATGAAGACACAGGCCGGGACCGTGCTTGAGAACGCCCGCGAGATCCTCGCGGCCGCCGGCATGACGCTCGCCGACGTCGTTTCCTCGCGGGTGTACATCACCGACACGGCGCTGTTCCAGGACATGAACACCGTGTACCGCACCGGCTTTCCCGCGAACCCGCCCGTCCGCGCCACGGTCAAGACCGGCCTCACGGCTCCGCAGTACCTGGTCGAGATCACGATGCTGGCGGTGAAGGACGCGCCGCGGAACGTGTTGAGCACGCCGAACGCCGATGGCACGCCTGGCAAGCCGAACCCGGTCCTGAGTTCCGCCATCCGCGTCGGTGATCGGCTGTTCCTGTCCGGGATGCTCGGCTCGACGGTGTCCAACAAGGGCGACGCGGCTGCGCAGACCCGGGAAACGCTCGCGCGCATCGGTCGAACGCTCGAGGCGGCGGGATTCGACTGGGCGGACGTCGTCGATTCGGTGGTCTACCTGCCCGACCTGAAGACGTTCGGAGCGATGAACCTGGCGTACCGGGAGGCGTTTGGCGGCCGGTTTCCGGCCCGTGCGACGGTCGAGGCCGGACTGGTCGCGCCGGACGGCCTGGTCGAGATCATGATGACGGCCGCGCGAAGCGGCGGGAAGCGATAG
- a CDS encoding SET domain-containing protein-lysine N-methyltransferase, whose amino-acid sequence MIERRRSKLHGWGVFASERIPKNKRIIHYAGEKITHRESVIREKRYLEQGRIWCFKLNNRWVIDGAIGGNVARFINHSCTPNCYAQIVDGVIWIRASKPIDAGQELTYNYQTEGEQSIQCRCRPGCRTRL is encoded by the coding sequence GTGATTGAACGACGTCGTTCGAAACTCCATGGGTGGGGCGTGTTCGCGAGCGAACGCATCCCGAAGAACAAACGCATTATCCACTACGCCGGCGAGAAGATCACGCATCGCGAGAGCGTCATCCGCGAGAAACGATATCTCGAGCAGGGCCGGATCTGGTGCTTCAAGCTGAATAACCGCTGGGTGATCGACGGCGCGATCGGAGGCAACGTCGCGCGCTTCATCAACCACTCCTGCACGCCCAACTGCTACGCGCAGATCGTGGACGGCGTGATCTGGATCCGTGCGTCGAAGCCGATCGACGCCGGACAGGAGTTGACCTACAACTACCAGACCGAAGGCGAGCAGTCGATTCAGTGCCGCTGTCGGCCGGGGTGTCGGACGAGGTTGTAG
- a CDS encoding YqiA/YcfP family alpha/beta fold hydrolase, with translation MELLYLHGFASSPDSGKARYLADRLGPFGCRLHVPDLNEPDFSTLTVTRMLDDVDRTIAAIPAGPVMLIGSSLGGFVALHAAARRAAVTGAHPIAGLILLAPAVDFASSRESHLTPADIDDWRRTNRRDVFHHAYGRTVPVRFALYADGHGYDAFGVRVDVPMLVFQGIRDTIVRPESVIEFAASRPNVTLRLLDDDHQLQNHLDEVWRESAAFLGLDRTP, from the coding sequence GTGGAACTCCTCTACCTTCACGGCTTCGCATCCTCGCCGGATTCCGGGAAGGCGCGTTACCTGGCCGATCGTCTGGGGCCCTTCGGGTGCCGGCTGCACGTGCCGGATCTGAACGAGCCGGACTTCTCGACGCTCACCGTCACCCGCATGCTGGACGACGTGGATCGGACGATTGCCGCGATTCCAGCCGGCCCCGTGATGTTGATTGGGTCGAGCCTCGGCGGCTTCGTGGCGCTCCACGCCGCGGCCCGGCGTGCCGCCGTTACCGGCGCGCATCCAATTGCCGGTCTGATCCTGCTCGCACCGGCCGTCGACTTCGCATCCTCCCGGGAGTCGCACCTGACGCCAGCCGACATCGACGACTGGCGACGGACGAATCGACGCGACGTGTTCCACCACGCGTACGGCAGGACCGTGCCCGTACGGTTCGCGCTCTACGCGGACGGACACGGGTACGACGCGTTCGGCGTTCGAGTGGACGTGCCGATGCTCGTCTTCCAGGGGATCCGGGACACGATCGTCCGGCCCGAATCGGTCATCGAATTCGCCGCTTCGCGCCCGAACGTCACGCTGCGCCTGCTCGACGATGATCACCAGTTGCAGAATCACCTCGACGAGGTCTGGCGGGAAAGCGCAGCCTTCCTTGGTCTCGACAGGACGCCATGA
- a CDS encoding SpoIID/LytB domain-containing protein, with amino-acid sequence MIRGVCCLAIAAVLLPPGGPEPPLRPCIETTRQSATPDTIPSTAAYLVVDIASGRRLHVAREDRLRAPVLPGSILKIATLIAALDSGVIEAGTRIACQRRLDVDGRHFTCSHPDVGHPLGPAEALAHSCNYFFASVASRIRRDALDRAMVLLGLPPSTSSSRLVSAALGVEGARITPEDLLAAFVRLTTGSSRLAPGTRDILLQGLRGAADYGTAHAFHERGVSALAKTGTAPMDGGGYQGLVVAVTPSEHPAQAVVVIVPGAAGMDAALIAAKLVAGRTVRVGHARPDGGFDVERIPLEEYVGRVVSGEVGGRAGDEAEKAVAIVARTFALVNQGRHAAEGFDLCDLTHCQVMGRASVRGVAAARATEGQVVLFGGQPAPVFYTASCGGYSEKPSRVWPKAVDQGYLVSRPEPGCARSSAWQSDVSAQSLERALRVAGLRGGALRDLRVLERSESGRVIRVQVDGFSPPALGGEEFRLAVGRSLGWQHLKSTLFDVRRTAAGYRFDGRGSGHGVGLCVTGASRRARAGQRASAILRAYLPGTTIGTIDQVPPVGSRLSARLKVALPAGEEAERARVEDLSRDALREIATRSGLALPEAVEIVYHATVDAYRRATGQPWWTAAATRGARVDLIPPSVLRERGLLESTLRHELAHVVIAERLAGRPLWVREGAAMYLAGGYRGEPVPGKAVCPSDVDWKAIRTRDGLERAYVQAAACFNAEIAAGRRWDEVR; translated from the coding sequence ATGATCCGCGGCGTGTGCTGCCTGGCGATCGCCGCGGTGCTTCTGCCGCCCGGTGGGCCGGAGCCGCCGCTGCGGCCGTGCATCGAGACGACGCGCCAGTCAGCGACGCCCGACACCATCCCCTCGACAGCCGCCTACCTCGTCGTCGATATCGCGTCGGGCCGCCGGCTCCATGTGGCCCGTGAAGACAGACTGCGCGCGCCCGTGCTTCCCGGCTCGATTCTCAAGATCGCCACGCTGATTGCCGCGCTCGATTCCGGCGTCATCGAGGCCGGAACACGGATCGCCTGCCAGCGCCGCCTCGACGTGGATGGCCGGCATTTCACGTGCTCCCACCCGGATGTCGGGCACCCGCTCGGACCGGCCGAGGCGCTCGCGCACTCCTGCAACTACTTCTTCGCGTCCGTGGCTTCGCGGATTAGACGCGACGCGCTCGACCGGGCCATGGTCCTGCTCGGTCTCCCGCCGTCGACTTCGTCGTCGCGGCTGGTGTCGGCAGCGCTTGGCGTCGAAGGCGCACGCATCACGCCCGAAGACCTGCTGGCCGCGTTCGTGCGGTTGACGACGGGCTCGTCCCGTCTCGCGCCCGGGACACGCGACATCCTGCTCCAGGGGCTGCGCGGTGCGGCGGACTACGGAACGGCACACGCGTTTCACGAGCGTGGCGTGTCCGCGTTGGCGAAGACAGGTACGGCGCCGATGGATGGCGGTGGCTACCAGGGGCTCGTCGTGGCCGTGACCCCATCCGAACACCCTGCACAAGCAGTCGTCGTGATCGTTCCTGGCGCGGCTGGCATGGATGCCGCGCTGATTGCCGCGAAGCTGGTGGCCGGGCGCACGGTGCGGGTCGGACACGCACGGCCGGACGGCGGATTCGATGTCGAGAGGATCCCGCTCGAAGAATATGTCGGCCGCGTCGTGAGCGGGGAGGTCGGTGGCCGTGCGGGGGACGAGGCCGAGAAGGCGGTGGCGATCGTGGCCCGGACCTTTGCGCTGGTGAATCAGGGCCGGCACGCCGCCGAGGGATTCGATCTCTGCGACCTGACGCACTGTCAGGTCATGGGACGTGCCTCTGTGCGCGGTGTGGCTGCGGCTCGAGCGACTGAGGGGCAGGTCGTGCTGTTCGGCGGGCAACCGGCGCCGGTGTTCTACACGGCCTCGTGCGGCGGCTATTCCGAGAAGCCGTCTCGCGTGTGGCCGAAGGCCGTCGACCAAGGGTATCTCGTGTCCCGACCTGAGCCCGGGTGCGCGCGGAGTTCGGCCTGGCAGAGTGACGTGTCGGCGCAAAGCCTCGAACGGGCGTTACGTGTGGCCGGGCTGCGCGGCGGCGCTCTGCGCGATCTGCGCGTGCTGGAGCGAAGTGAGTCCGGCCGCGTGATTCGCGTCCAGGTGGATGGCTTCTCACCGCCAGCACTTGGCGGTGAGGAGTTCCGCCTGGCTGTCGGCCGCTCGCTCGGGTGGCAGCACCTCAAGAGCACGCTCTTCGATGTGAGGCGCACCGCGGCCGGCTATCGATTCGACGGTCGAGGATCCGGGCACGGTGTCGGCCTGTGTGTCACGGGGGCGAGTCGGCGCGCGAGGGCTGGCCAGCGCGCCAGCGCAATCCTCCGCGCGTATCTTCCCGGCACGACCATTGGCACGATCGACCAGGTGCCGCCGGTCGGGTCTCGCCTTTCGGCGCGGCTCAAAGTCGCTCTGCCGGCTGGTGAAGAGGCAGAGCGGGCGCGGGTCGAAGATCTGTCGCGCGACGCTCTGCGTGAGATCGCGACGCGGTCTGGCCTGGCGCTGCCAGAGGCCGTCGAGATCGTGTATCACGCCACGGTCGATGCGTATCGGCGCGCAACTGGCCAACCATGGTGGACAGCGGCCGCAACCCGTGGCGCGCGCGTCGATCTGATCCCCCCGTCCGTGCTGCGCGAGCGCGGGCTCCTCGAATCGACGCTTCGTCACGAACTGGCGCACGTGGTGATCGCTGAACGGCTGGCGGGCCGTCCCCTGTGGGTGCGCGAAGGGGCTGCCATGTACCTGGCCGGAGGGTACCGCGGCGAGCCAGTACCAGGCAAAGCGGTGTGCCCGTCCGACGTCGACTGGAAGGCGATCCGCACGCGCGATGGACTCGAACGCGCCTACGTGCAAGCAGCCGCCTGCTTCAATGCCGAGATCGCCGCCGGCCGTCGGTGGGACGAAGTCCGCTGA